A region from the Citrobacter telavivensis genome encodes:
- a CDS encoding class II aldolase/adducin family protein — MLEIQKKHVVEMARTAQQWGLCKHKAGNSSVRDKDSGLILVTPTTLDKMQLTPRDIVVMDVEANVIESEAGLRPTSECLMHIEIYKARPDIFAISHTHSLYATSFAVLNKPIPAVVYECAILNLKDGMIPVAPYGRPGTLALSTSVIEPIKRADAILMEKHGAIGVDKDPYEAVLKSAYLEEMAQIYYHALVINGGKEPESFAAEELQRWAYPSQIKFVC, encoded by the coding sequence ATGTTAGAGATTCAGAAAAAACACGTCGTTGAAATGGCCAGAACCGCTCAACAGTGGGGATTATGTAAACATAAAGCGGGTAATTCCAGCGTAAGAGATAAAGACTCAGGGCTTATTCTGGTGACCCCGACCACCCTCGATAAAATGCAGCTAACCCCCAGAGATATTGTCGTGATGGACGTTGAGGCGAACGTGATTGAAAGTGAAGCCGGTTTACGCCCAACCAGTGAATGTCTGATGCATATTGAGATCTATAAGGCGCGACCAGACATTTTCGCCATTTCCCATACTCACTCCCTCTATGCTACCTCATTTGCCGTGCTGAATAAGCCTATCCCGGCAGTGGTGTATGAATGTGCAATCCTCAATCTGAAAGATGGGATGATCCCAGTGGCGCCATATGGTCGCCCGGGCACGCTCGCATTGTCGACCAGTGTGATTGAACCGATTAAACGTGCCGACGCTATTCTGATGGAAAAACATGGCGCTATTGGCGTGGACAAAGATCCGTATGAGGCCGTGCTGAAATCTGCCTACCTCGAAGAGATGGCGCAGATTTATTACCACGCGCTGGTTATTAACGGGGGTAAAGAGCCAGAGTCCTTCGCTGCGGAAGAGTTGCAGCGCTGGGCGTACCCGTCACAGATTAAATTTGTCTGCTAA
- the dhaK gene encoding dihydroxyacetone kinase subunit DhaK, whose product MKKFINQAEDFIPEMLEGIYLAHPDRFGFVNDDRHCLVTARPVPGKVGIITGGGSGHLPLFLGYVGRGMLDGCAIGDVFQSPSPEQILAVTQAVDSGAGVLYLYGNYNGDIFNFDIAAEMADMESDIRTRTVVAADDSAGAASGSEGVITRRGVAGIFFVYKCAGAAAARMDDLDTVQRIAQKAGDRVRTLGVALSPCIVPRMGKPGFHIGDNEMEIGMGIHGESGIRRGPLLSAGKIAEEMMSWLLADSPCQQGDEVAVLINGLGATPLEELYLMYRHVHQILAQSNIRVFRVWVGEFATAMEMAGMSISLMPLDDELKSLLNAEADTPMFRQLSA is encoded by the coding sequence ATGAAAAAATTTATCAATCAGGCAGAGGATTTTATTCCGGAGATGCTGGAAGGTATTTATCTGGCGCACCCTGACCGCTTCGGTTTCGTTAATGACGATCGGCATTGTCTGGTGACCGCGCGCCCGGTACCGGGAAAGGTCGGCATCATCACCGGTGGAGGTTCCGGACACTTGCCGTTGTTTCTGGGGTATGTCGGTCGGGGGATGCTGGACGGTTGCGCGATTGGCGATGTGTTCCAGTCACCCTCACCGGAGCAGATTCTGGCTGTCACTCAGGCGGTGGATAGCGGCGCGGGCGTGCTTTACCTTTACGGCAACTACAATGGCGATATTTTTAATTTTGACATCGCGGCGGAAATGGCCGACATGGAGAGCGATATTCGTACCCGTACCGTGGTCGCTGCTGACGATTCGGCTGGTGCGGCCTCGGGCAGCGAAGGGGTGATAACGCGACGCGGCGTGGCAGGGATTTTCTTTGTCTACAAATGCGCAGGGGCGGCGGCGGCCAGAATGGATGACCTCGATACGGTACAGCGTATCGCCCAAAAAGCCGGGGATCGCGTGCGTACGCTAGGTGTGGCGCTGTCGCCATGTATCGTCCCGCGAATGGGTAAACCGGGTTTTCACATTGGCGACAATGAGATGGAAATCGGTATGGGTATTCACGGTGAAAGTGGGATCCGTCGTGGACCGCTGCTGAGCGCCGGGAAGATTGCCGAAGAGATGATGTCCTGGTTGCTGGCCGACTCGCCTTGCCAGCAGGGTGATGAAGTGGCGGTCCTGATTAACGGTCTTGGCGCGACGCCGCTGGAAGAGCTGTATCTGATGTACCGCCATGTGCATCAGATTCTGGCACAGAGCAATATTCGTGTCTTCCGAGTCTGGGTTGGTGAGTTTGCTACGGCAATGGAGATGGCCGGGATGTCCATTAGTCTAATGCCGTTGGATGACGAGCTGAAGTCGCTACTGAATGCCGAAGCCGATACGCCGATGTTCCGGCAGTTATCGGCTTAA
- a CDS encoding DAK2 domain-containing protein codes for MVLDVESLRPLFAEWAHVMQSNKQVLTELDSVVGDGDLGLTMSDGFAAAYACAQQSDECDLGRFFYKVGKVMASAVPSTMGTLMASGLMQVGKVLKGRETLTLSDAGVLFQAWFDGVQQRGKAQPGEKTFLDGMVPALAALRSPAAPLKQAREALWLAQQGVQQTTTMVAKHGRAAIHGERSRSFVDPGAMVAQLLIQGYFNFVQAICPADGR; via the coding sequence ATGGTGTTAGATGTTGAAAGCCTGCGCCCGCTTTTTGCCGAGTGGGCCCACGTGATGCAGAGTAACAAACAGGTGCTGACAGAACTGGATAGCGTGGTCGGCGACGGAGATCTGGGGCTGACCATGAGCGATGGTTTTGCGGCGGCGTATGCCTGTGCGCAGCAGAGTGACGAGTGCGATTTGGGGCGCTTTTTTTATAAGGTGGGCAAGGTAATGGCATCAGCGGTGCCCTCTACGATGGGCACGCTGATGGCCTCTGGCCTGATGCAGGTGGGCAAAGTGCTAAAGGGGCGAGAGACCCTGACTCTGTCAGATGCTGGCGTGTTGTTTCAGGCCTGGTTTGACGGCGTACAGCAGCGTGGTAAGGCGCAGCCGGGCGAAAAGACTTTTCTTGACGGTATGGTTCCGGCGCTGGCAGCGCTGCGTTCACCTGCTGCGCCACTGAAACAGGCACGAGAAGCGTTGTGGCTGGCGCAGCAGGGCGTGCAGCAGACCACCACTATGGTGGCTAAACATGGTCGTGCGGCTATCCACGGTGAGCGTTCCCGATCGTTTGTCGACCCGGGCGCGATGGTCGCCCAGCTTTTGATACAGGGTTATTTTAACTTTGTTCAGGCTATTTGCCCGGCTGACGGGCGGTGA
- a CDS encoding HPr family phosphocarrier protein, with the protein MLKEVVRISNQHGIHARPAGVLAKACAQYQSRIEMIYDGKTIKGKSIMSILGAGIKGKGSLEIICSGSDEEEAMEELKILFAEGFGFD; encoded by the coding sequence ATGTTGAAAGAGGTTGTGAGGATCAGTAATCAGCACGGTATTCACGCGCGCCCGGCAGGCGTTCTGGCTAAAGCCTGTGCTCAGTATCAATCACGGATTGAGATGATCTACGACGGCAAAACCATTAAGGGGAAAAGTATCATGAGCATCCTGGGTGCGGGGATCAAAGGAAAAGGTTCGCTGGAGATCATTTGCAGCGGTAGCGATGAAGAAGAAGCGATGGAGGAGCTGAAGATATTGTTTGCTGAAGGTTTTGGTTTTGACTAA
- the dhaL gene encoding dihydroxyacetone kinase subunit L encodes MNTTQFIACLLHVSEGMIASEPRLTTLDQMIGDGDHGIGIKRGFTALHAQLASPDFSPTDIGECLLKSGTRLMTSMGGASGAIFGTLFRAGGKELTGCVEFDATTLAKWLNAGSNAIHQRGGAKPGDKTMVDALAAASEQAEIDIALPLPQALSHCAQAAMAGAESTSAMVARFGRAKNLGERSIGHCDPGAVSMALILQFMAEFAN; translated from the coding sequence ATGAATACCACACAATTTATCGCCTGCCTGCTACACGTATCAGAAGGCATGATCGCCAGCGAGCCTCGCTTGACCACGCTCGATCAGATGATTGGCGACGGCGATCACGGCATTGGTATCAAGCGCGGCTTCACAGCCCTGCATGCGCAACTCGCATCTCCAGATTTTTCTCCAACGGATATCGGGGAATGCCTGCTGAAAAGTGGTACACGACTGATGACCAGCATGGGCGGCGCTTCCGGTGCCATCTTCGGCACCTTGTTCCGCGCGGGAGGGAAAGAATTGACGGGTTGTGTTGAGTTTGACGCCACCACGTTGGCAAAGTGGCTGAACGCTGGTAGTAACGCTATCCATCAGCGTGGTGGTGCGAAGCCAGGGGATAAAACCATGGTCGATGCTCTGGCTGCTGCATCAGAACAGGCCGAAATCGACATTGCCCTGCCGCTACCGCAAGCGTTATCACACTGCGCCCAGGCAGCGATGGCAGGTGCAGAGAGCACTTCCGCAATGGTCGCACGTTTTGGCCGCGCAAAAAATCTCGGCGAACGGTCCATTGGTCATTGCGATCCTGGCGCTGTGTCGATGGCGTTGATTCTGCAGTTTATGGCCGAATTCGCCAATTAG
- a CDS encoding dihydroxyacetone kinase (with DhaL and DhaM forms dihydroxyacetone kinase, which is responsible for phosphorylating dihydroxyacetone; DhaK is the dihydroxyacetone binding subunit of the dihydroxyacetone kinase), producing MQKPKKLFNNTDNIRSEILQGLEYVGMGKIHTLPEYCAVYRTMPQDEQVVIVSGGGSGHEPTFAGFVGEGGIDACALGEVFTSPSPDQIIEASRAVHQGNGVLFLYGNYSGDGMNFDIAAEILAEEGIECRTVRATDDIASAPPERISDRRGVGGLAFLYKLAGAAAQFEHYSLPALEALAQKANHNTRTLGVALSGCALPQSDTFNFTLADNEIELGIGIHGEPGLCRIPMPHTDELVEMMIARLCADLPFTRGDKICISVNNLGSLSNTELMVITRKVGMALNERGITTYDVQVGHFCTSLEMSGFSLSMLRLDDEMQRLYDYPINTPGWRK from the coding sequence ATGCAAAAACCGAAAAAGCTGTTCAATAATACCGATAATATCCGCAGTGAAATCCTGCAGGGGCTGGAGTACGTCGGGATGGGAAAAATTCACACCTTGCCGGAGTACTGCGCAGTTTATCGCACCATGCCGCAGGATGAGCAGGTAGTGATTGTCAGCGGCGGTGGCAGCGGCCACGAGCCGACATTTGCTGGATTTGTTGGCGAAGGTGGTATCGATGCCTGCGCGCTGGGCGAGGTCTTTACCTCGCCCTCTCCCGACCAGATTATCGAAGCCAGCCGCGCAGTCCATCAGGGCAACGGCGTGCTTTTCCTCTACGGCAACTATTCAGGTGATGGCATGAACTTTGACATCGCCGCTGAAATTCTGGCGGAAGAGGGCATTGAGTGCCGTACTGTTCGCGCCACTGATGATATCGCCTCTGCACCGCCAGAAAGAATATCCGACCGTAGAGGTGTCGGTGGGCTGGCGTTTTTGTACAAACTGGCAGGGGCGGCGGCGCAGTTTGAGCACTACTCGTTGCCTGCGCTGGAAGCGCTGGCGCAGAAAGCCAACCACAATACACGTACTCTCGGTGTGGCGCTCAGCGGCTGTGCGCTACCTCAGTCCGACACTTTTAACTTTACGCTGGCGGATAACGAGATCGAGCTGGGTATCGGCATTCATGGTGAACCGGGATTGTGCCGTATTCCCATGCCACATACTGATGAACTGGTCGAGATGATGATCGCACGGTTGTGCGCCGATCTGCCCTTCACCCGCGGCGATAAGATTTGTATCAGCGTCAATAATCTGGGCTCCTTAAGCAACACCGAACTGATGGTGATAACCCGTAAGGTTGGTATGGCGCTGAATGAGCGTGGTATCACGACCTATGACGTACAGGTTGGCCACTTCTGTACTTCACTGGAGATGTCCGGTTTTTCGCTCAGTATGCTGCGTCTGGATGACGAAATGCAGCGACTGTACGACTATCCCATCAACACCCCAGGCTGGAGAAAATAA
- a CDS encoding TIGR02453 family protein, translating into MAGRFQGFAQEGLTFLQQVKIENDKTWFEEHRFIYDRSILTPFRALVDDLAPVMSEIDPLLETRSAIGKTLSRIHRDTRFSHDKSLYRSRMWLTFKRSAKNWTDAPAYFFEISPDTLRYGLGYYSASKPTMDLFRHTLKQRPTQFLEVADCCRAPFELVGERYKRLLVKDLDPTISDWYHRKSFAAMATDTDVEKLFRADLVTLLADGFRQLEPLYQWLMQVETLKQIDPADL; encoded by the coding sequence ATGGCTGGACGCTTTCAGGGATTTGCACAGGAAGGGCTGACGTTTCTTCAGCAGGTAAAAATTGAAAACGATAAAACGTGGTTCGAGGAGCACCGTTTTATTTACGATCGCAGCATACTCACGCCGTTTCGGGCACTGGTGGATGACTTAGCGCCGGTGATGTCAGAGATTGATCCGCTGCTGGAAACCCGTTCCGCTATCGGCAAAACGCTATCGCGTATTCACCGTGATACCCGTTTTTCCCATGACAAATCGCTTTACCGCAGCCGGATGTGGCTGACCTTCAAACGTTCAGCCAAGAACTGGACCGATGCCCCCGCGTATTTTTTTGAAATCAGCCCGGATACATTGCGTTACGGACTGGGTTATTACAGCGCCAGTAAGCCGACGATGGATCTGTTTCGTCATACGCTAAAACAGCGGCCCACGCAGTTTCTGGAAGTGGCTGACTGTTGTCGGGCGCCGTTTGAGCTGGTGGGGGAGCGCTATAAGCGACTGCTGGTAAAGGATCTTGATCCGACGATTTCCGACTGGTATCACCGTAAATCCTTTGCGGCAATGGCAACGGATACTGATGTGGAAAAACTCTTCCGCGCCGATCTGGTGACGCTGCTGGCTGACGGTTTCCGCCAACTGGAACCGCTGTACCAATGGTTAATGCAGGTAGAAACCCTGAAGCAAATAGACCCGGCGGATCTGTAA
- the ilvY gene encoding HTH-type transcriptional activator IlvY: MDLRDLKMFLHLAESRHFGRSARAMHVSPSTLSRQIQRLEEDLGQPLFVRDNRTVTLTEAGEELRTFAQQTLLQYQQLRHTLDQQGPSLSGELHIFCSVTAAYSHLPPILDRFRAEHPSVEIKLTTGDAADAMEKVVTGEADLAIAGKPETLPGAVAFSMLENLAVVLIAPALPCPVRNQVSVEKPDWSTVPFIMADQGPVRRRIELWFRRHKISNPQIYATVGGHEAMVSMVALGCGVALLPEVVLENSPEPVRNRVMILERSDEKTPFELGVCAPKKRLHEPLIDAFWKIVLERKIDEGR, translated from the coding sequence GTGGATTTACGCGATCTGAAAATGTTCCTGCATCTGGCGGAAAGCCGCCACTTTGGCCGCAGCGCGCGGGCCATGCACGTCAGCCCTTCGACGTTATCACGGCAGATCCAACGCCTTGAGGAAGACCTCGGCCAGCCGCTGTTTGTCCGCGATAACCGCACGGTCACGCTGACCGAAGCGGGTGAAGAGCTGCGAACGTTTGCCCAACAGACGCTATTGCAGTATCAGCAGCTGCGCCACACCCTCGATCAGCAAGGCCCGTCGTTGTCGGGTGAATTGCATATCTTCTGTTCGGTTACCGCAGCCTATAGCCATCTGCCACCGATCCTCGACAGATTTCGCGCTGAACATCCCTCGGTAGAAATAAAGCTCACCACCGGCGACGCCGCCGATGCAATGGAAAAGGTAGTGACCGGCGAAGCGGATCTGGCGATTGCCGGAAAGCCGGAGACACTGCCCGGCGCGGTGGCGTTTTCGATGCTGGAAAATCTGGCGGTGGTGCTCATTGCCCCGGCGCTACCCTGCCCGGTACGCAATCAGGTGTCAGTGGAGAAACCCGACTGGTCTACAGTGCCCTTCATCATGGCCGATCAGGGACCGGTGCGCCGCCGCATTGAACTGTGGTTCCGTCGTCATAAAATCAGCAATCCGCAAATTTACGCCACCGTGGGCGGTCATGAAGCGATGGTGTCGATGGTCGCGCTTGGCTGCGGTGTGGCGTTGTTGCCCGAAGTGGTACTGGAAAACAGCCCCGAACCGGTGCGCAATCGCGTGATGATTCTGGAACGTAGCGATGAGAAAACGCCGTTTGAGCTGGGCGTCTGCGCACCGAAAAAGCGGCTGCATGAGCCGCTCATCGACGCGTTCTGGAAAATTGTCCTTGAGAGGAAAATCGACGAAGGTCGGTAA
- the ilvC gene encoding ketol-acid reductoisomerase — MANYFNTLNLRQQLAQLGKCRFMGRDEFADGASYLQGKKVVIVGCGAQGLNQGLNMRDSGLDISYALRKEAIAEKRASWRKATENGFKVGTYEELIPQADLVVNLTPDKQHSDVVRSVQPLMKDGAALGYSHGFNIVEVGEQIRKDITVVMVAPKCPGTEVREEYKRGFGVPTLIAVHPENDPKGEGMAIAKAWAAATGGHRAGVLESSFVAEVKSDLMGEQTILCGMLQAGSLLCFDKLVEEGTDPAYAEKLIQFGWETITEALKQGGITLMMDRLSNPAKLRAYALSEQLKAIMAPLFQKHMDDIISGEFSSGMMADWANDDKKLLTWREETGKTAFETAPQFDGKIGEQEYFDKGVLMIAMVKAGVELAFETMVDSGIIEESAYYESLHELPLIANTIARKRLYEMNVVISDTAEYGNYLFSYACVPLLKEFMTTLQAGDLGKAIAEGAVDNAQLRDVNEAIRSHAIEQVGKKLRGYMTDMKRIAVAG; from the coding sequence ATGGCTAACTACTTCAACACACTGAATTTGCGTCAGCAGCTGGCGCAACTGGGTAAATGTCGCTTTATGGGCCGCGACGAATTTGCCGATGGTGCAAGCTACCTTCAGGGTAAAAAAGTGGTCATCGTCGGCTGTGGCGCGCAGGGCCTGAACCAGGGTCTGAACATGCGTGATTCCGGGCTGGATATCTCCTATGCGCTGCGTAAAGAGGCGATTGCTGAGAAGCGCGCGTCCTGGCGTAAAGCGACGGAAAACGGCTTCAAAGTGGGCACTTACGAGGAGCTGATCCCGCAGGCGGATCTGGTGGTTAACCTGACGCCAGACAAACAGCACTCCGACGTGGTGCGCTCTGTACAACCGCTGATGAAAGACGGCGCAGCGCTGGGTTACTCTCACGGCTTCAACATTGTTGAAGTGGGCGAGCAGATCCGTAAAGACATCACCGTGGTGATGGTAGCGCCGAAGTGTCCGGGTACCGAAGTGCGTGAAGAGTACAAACGTGGTTTCGGCGTGCCGACGCTTATCGCGGTTCACCCGGAAAACGATCCGAAAGGCGAAGGCATGGCGATTGCGAAAGCCTGGGCTGCGGCGACCGGTGGTCATCGTGCGGGTGTACTGGAATCCTCTTTCGTTGCGGAAGTGAAATCGGACCTGATGGGCGAGCAGACCATTCTGTGCGGTATGCTGCAGGCCGGTTCTCTGTTGTGCTTCGATAAGCTGGTGGAAGAAGGCACCGATCCGGCCTATGCCGAAAAACTGATTCAGTTCGGCTGGGAAACCATCACCGAAGCGCTGAAGCAGGGCGGTATCACGCTGATGATGGACCGCCTGTCCAACCCGGCGAAACTGCGCGCTTACGCACTCTCCGAACAGCTGAAAGCGATTATGGCACCGCTGTTCCAGAAACATATGGACGACATCATCTCCGGTGAGTTCTCTTCCGGCATGATGGCGGACTGGGCCAACGACGATAAGAAACTGCTGACCTGGCGTGAAGAGACCGGTAAAACCGCGTTTGAAACCGCCCCGCAGTTTGACGGAAAAATCGGCGAGCAGGAGTACTTCGATAAAGGCGTACTGATGATCGCCATGGTGAAAGCGGGCGTTGAGCTGGCGTTTGAAACGATGGTGGATTCCGGCATCATTGAAGAATCTGCGTACTACGAATCACTGCACGAGCTGCCGCTGATTGCGAACACCATCGCGCGTAAGCGTCTGTACGAAATGAACGTGGTCATTTCTGATACCGCAGAATACGGTAACTACCTGTTCTCTTACGCTTGCGTACCGCTGCTCAAAGAGTTCATGACCACGCTGCAGGCAGGCGATTTGGGTAAAGCGATCGCCGAAGGCGCGGTGGATAACGCGCAGTTGCGTGATGTGAACGAAGCCATCCGCAGCCATGCTATCGAGCAGGTAGGTAAGAAACTGCGTGGGTATATGACGGATATGAAGCGCATTGCTGTTGCGGGTTAA
- a CDS encoding peptidylprolyl isomerase C — protein MAKTAAALHILVKEEKLAQDLLEQIKNGADFGKLAKKHSICPSGKRGGDLGEFRQGQMVPAFDKVVFSCPVLEPTGPLHTQFGYHIIKVLYRN, from the coding sequence ATGGCAAAAACCGCAGCAGCACTGCATATCCTGGTTAAAGAAGAGAAACTGGCACAGGATCTTCTGGAACAGATTAAAAACGGCGCCGACTTCGGCAAACTGGCGAAGAAACACTCTATCTGCCCGTCAGGCAAAAGAGGCGGTGACTTAGGCGAATTCCGTCAGGGCCAGATGGTTCCGGCGTTCGATAAAGTGGTCTTTTCCTGCCCGGTGCTGGAGCCTACCGGCCCGCTGCACACCCAGTTCGGTTACCACATCATTAAAGTGCTGTACCGTAACTAA
- a CDS encoding cyclic nucleotide-binding domain-containing protein: MDTMKKADFSGDWLIGLTQVVHDPLLYELLKYCPLEVMQRWRFDDIPCGALICRQGEVCRQFSLIVSGEVDVFYEAEDGRRYRQAHYCKGDMLGELEIFESRHYICSVVAVGHVQLLSLSQEHFSHWLALDNHFNQRMLRFFSQQYYQLSKKASSDNLYSLHQRVCQALWLRYQHNKSTSILLDKQNLSQEFAATTRSINRILHDLKSLKIIDSDGDRIVLLAPEKLKQEAES, encoded by the coding sequence ATGGACACAATGAAAAAAGCAGATTTTTCAGGCGACTGGCTTATCGGGTTAACTCAGGTTGTACATGACCCTCTGTTGTATGAACTCCTCAAATACTGCCCGCTGGAGGTCATGCAGCGCTGGCGTTTTGACGATATCCCGTGCGGCGCGCTGATTTGTCGTCAGGGCGAGGTCTGTCGACAGTTTTCACTGATTGTATCAGGTGAAGTGGATGTCTTTTACGAGGCTGAAGATGGTCGTCGTTATCGACAGGCGCATTACTGCAAAGGTGACATGCTGGGAGAGCTGGAGATATTTGAGTCGCGGCATTACATCTGCTCGGTGGTGGCTGTGGGTCATGTCCAGCTGCTAAGTCTGTCGCAGGAACATTTTAGTCACTGGCTGGCTCTGGATAATCATTTCAACCAGCGAATGTTGCGCTTCTTTAGTCAGCAATATTATCAGCTGTCGAAAAAGGCCAGTAGCGACAATTTATATTCACTGCACCAGCGGGTATGCCAGGCATTATGGCTGCGATATCAACACAATAAATCGACGTCTATTTTGTTGGATAAACAAAATCTGAGTCAGGAATTTGCAGCAACTACACGCAGTATTAACCGTATTTTGCACGATCTTAAATCATTGAAAATTATTGATAGCGATGGGGATCGTATTGTTCTGCTGGCTCCTGAAAAACTGAAGCAGGAGGCGGAGAGTTAA
- a CDS encoding nucleoside phosphorylase, with protein MQPHIRLSKSMTRAKYALLPGDPERVDRIVRFLDNPEMLGQNREFRAARGEYKGVEILVLSTGIGGPSTAIAVEELRQIGIDTLIRIGSCGALQDTLALGEVIIAHGAVADDGTSKTYAPASYPACADPQLTATLMQLALQMNIPASCGLVRSHDSFYTDREAELDAEWSARGILGADMETAALMVVGALRGLRTASLLNVVVAHNGCLDSSINNYVQQETLCQQGEVHQISLALQAIYFDSQQGEQ; from the coding sequence ATGCAACCCCATATTCGATTAAGCAAAAGCATGACGAGGGCAAAGTATGCGCTATTGCCTGGCGATCCTGAACGGGTGGATCGGATAGTCCGTTTCCTTGATAACCCCGAAATGCTGGGACAAAACCGGGAGTTTCGCGCGGCGCGTGGTGAATATAAGGGCGTTGAAATTCTGGTGCTATCGACGGGAATAGGCGGACCCTCGACCGCTATCGCGGTTGAGGAGTTACGCCAGATTGGCATCGACACGCTGATCCGGATCGGAAGTTGCGGAGCATTGCAGGATACGCTGGCGCTGGGCGAGGTGATTATCGCCCACGGCGCGGTCGCGGATGATGGCACCAGTAAAACCTATGCGCCAGCCAGCTATCCGGCATGTGCGGATCCGCAACTTACGGCAACGCTGATGCAGCTGGCGTTGCAAATGAACATTCCCGCGAGTTGTGGACTGGTGCGCAGCCACGACAGTTTTTACACCGACCGCGAGGCTGAACTGGATGCCGAATGGTCCGCCCGCGGTATCCTTGGCGCCGATATGGAGACGGCCGCACTGATGGTGGTCGGTGCATTACGCGGGTTACGTACGGCGTCGTTGCTCAATGTGGTTGTCGCCCATAACGGCTGTCTGGACAGCAGTATCAACAATTATGTGCAACAAGAAACGCTGTGTCAGCAGGGGGAAGTTCATCAGATTTCCCTGGCGTTACAGGCCATTTACTTCGACAGTCAGCAAGGAGAGCAATGA
- the pnuC gene encoding nicotinamide riboside transporter PnuC: protein MDFFSINNVMVNIPLGEGGYALSWIEAIGTVFGLLCIWCASREKIINYLFGLINVTLFAAIFFQIQLYASLLLQVFFFAANIYGWYAWSRQNEEQEAALKVRWLSRQQTLVLGSVCIVAILLMTLFIDPVFATLTRIMIALLHTVGMSVAMPELQPDAFPFWDSTMLVLSIAAMVLMTRKYVENWLLWVLIDVISVVIYAVQGVYAMSLEYVLLTAIAVMGSYSWILSAKRNGYTPLAASAS, encoded by the coding sequence ATGGACTTTTTCAGTATTAACAACGTAATGGTCAACATTCCTCTCGGAGAGGGCGGGTACGCACTCTCATGGATTGAGGCGATCGGTACCGTTTTTGGTTTACTGTGTATCTGGTGCGCCAGCAGGGAAAAAATTATTAATTACCTGTTCGGCCTGATTAACGTCACCCTGTTTGCCGCAATCTTTTTCCAGATCCAACTGTATGCCAGTTTGCTGCTTCAGGTGTTCTTCTTTGCGGCGAATATCTACGGCTGGTATGCGTGGAGTCGCCAGAATGAGGAACAAGAGGCGGCGTTGAAGGTTCGCTGGCTTTCCCGGCAGCAAACGCTGGTGCTGGGCAGTGTCTGCATTGTCGCTATCCTGTTGATGACGTTGTTTATTGATCCGGTATTTGCGACGCTCACCCGGATCATGATTGCGCTGTTGCACACCGTGGGGATGTCAGTGGCAATGCCTGAACTACAGCCGGATGCTTTCCCGTTCTGGGATTCTACTATGCTGGTGCTGTCGATTGCCGCAATGGTGTTAATGACCCGCAAGTATGTGGAAAACTGGTTGCTGTGGGTGCTCATTGATGTCATTAGCGTGGTGATTTATGCGGTTCAGGGCGTTTATGCCATGTCGCTTGAGTATGTTCTGCTGACAGCCATTGCGGTGATGGGTTCTTACAGCTGGATTCTGAGCGCGAAACGTAACGGCTATACGCCACTCGCTGCCAGCGCATCCTGA